A single Triticum dicoccoides isolate Atlit2015 ecotype Zavitan chromosome 2A, WEW_v2.0, whole genome shotgun sequence DNA region contains:
- the LOC119356914 gene encoding uncharacterized protein LOC119356914, translating to MAALRPCPFILTVLASSNLDRSQPRTRGIILPLDRSNSTLKISRAPPDRSSTLLKSNHGIRAHRGAAGEPVGPDPEELMRKYMTPEQQKIWDESIKIAKGPPDMPFREEIDILSEYWDKVRDEIFYDKSILHPGTASLSWTLCSKAHHAAALASKVVDCARLRHGMEEISVHTTKQIMRTYVSVFVSTAEDSHHKKVRMETIFSFLGALQGMASISHILVQDTLALIGSKDTCSDYKIDESGIDRAHLEYQVEMNNLKDMLTSAHRRGLLDLYKILAPTLHLAVARTKTCVLKMTATRKMALGHHLPGAPKAPDDS from the exons ATGGCCGCCCTCCGGCCATGCCCCTTCATCCTAACCGTGCTTGCTTCCTCCAACTTAGACAGATCTCAGCCTCGCACTCGCGGTATTATTCTGCCGCTGGACCGCAGCAACAGTACGCTCAAGATCAGCCGCGCTCCGCCGGACCGGAGCAGCACTCTGCTGAAGAGCAACCACGGGATCCGCGCTCACAGGGGCGCTGCCGGTGAACCCGTCGGCCCGGACCCGGAGGAGCTCATGCGCAAGTACATG ACTCCAGAACAGCAGAAAATATGGGATGAAAGCATAAAAATTGCCAAGGGGCCACCG GACATGCCATTTCGTGAAGAGATTGACATACTTAGTGAGTACTGGGACAAGGTTCGTGATGAGATCTTCTATGATAAGAGCATTTTG CATCCAGGAACAGCATCATTGTCATGGACTCTTTGCTCGAAGGCTCACCATGCTGCAGCATTGGCTTCCAAGGTGGTG GATTGTGCGCGTTTAAGACATGGTATGGAGGAGATTTCTGTGCATACAACAAAGCAG ATTATGCGGACGTATGTGAGCGTCTTTGTTAGCACGGCTGAGGACAGCCACCATAAGAAGGTTAGAATGGAAACTATTTTTTCCTTTCTTGGTGCACTTCAAGGTATGGCATCGATAAGCCACATACTGGTCCAAGATACCCTAGCGCTCATCGGGAGTAAAGATACTTGTTCGGATTACAAGATAGATGAGTCCGGTATAGATAGAGCTCACCTTGAGTATCAGGTGGAAATGAACAATTTGAAAGATATGCTCACCTCGGCGCACAGGCGCGGGCTTCTTGATTTATACAAG ATTCTGGCGCCCACGCTGCATCTTGCAGTGGCGCGTACAAAAACGTGTGTTCTGAAGATGACTGCCACACGCAAAATGGCACTAGGCCACCACCTACCAG GTGCGCCCAAGGCGCCAGATGATTCATGA